One window from the genome of Dioscorea cayenensis subsp. rotundata cultivar TDr96_F1 chromosome 3, TDr96_F1_v2_PseudoChromosome.rev07_lg8_w22 25.fasta, whole genome shotgun sequence encodes:
- the LOC120252790 gene encoding LOW QUALITY PROTEIN: DNA (cytosine-5)-methyltransferase DRM2-like (The sequence of the model RefSeq protein was modified relative to this genomic sequence to represent the inferred CDS: deleted 1 base in 1 codon) → MDLISDSDDGDGFQWESDEDDGDAIPPSNPPLPPDSAAGTSGKVSEASSSRSELVSHFMAMGFSEDMVVKAIEENGEGNSEAILETLLTHAAIEKSPVKREQSPIDCTFSSDEDVLGDDISDVSNFEYSSEDEDYTEGTSDKDRKLSVLVEMGFPADEAFSAINRCGPSASVLEIADSIHAAQLAADSAPTEDDLFPNWSENKAASSYACGSSVKNKRKLYEMKKMKQRGSFLDRKKPCFGQGNLDEGFRSGLTIPKPMIGFSLPNQKMKPANRILPEAAIGPPYFYYENVALAPKGVWETISRFLYDIEPEFVDSKFFCAANRKRGYIHNLPIQNRFPLQPLSSRTVQEALPMTKKWWPSWDPRTQLNCLQTCIASAKLTERIRTALANSDDPPPERVQRFVMNECKKWNLVWVGLHKVAPLEPDEMEMLLGFPRDHTRGGGISRTERYRSLGNSFQVDTVAYHLSVLKDMFPNGINLLSLFSGIGGAEVALHRLGIHLRNVVSVELSEINRNILRGWWEQTNQTGTLIDIADVQQLNGDRLEQMINMFGGFDLVIGGSPCNNLAGSNRYSRDGLEGKESALFYDYFRILDLVKNIMGKSF, encoded by the exons ATG GATTTGATTAGTGATAGCGATGACGGTGATGGCTTTCAATGGGAgagtgatgaagatgatggagatgCAATACCGCCTTCCAATCCACCTCTTCCTCCGGATTCAGCCGCCGGGACTTCAGGGAAG GTATCTGAGGCGAGCTCTTCTCGAAGTGAGTTGGTCTCGCATTTCATGGCGATGGGGTTCTCCGAAGATATGGTGGTCAAGGCCATTGAGGAGAATG GAGAAGGAAATAGTGAAGCTATATTGGAGACGCTGCTTACTCATGCT GCCATAGAAAAATCTCCCGTGAAAAGGGAACAATCCCCTATAGATTGCACCTTCTCAAGTGATGAAGATGTTTTGGGGGATGATATTTCAGATGTGAGCAACTTTGAATATTCCAGTGAAGATGAG GATTATACAGAAGGCACCTCTGATAAGGATAGAAAATTGTCTGTATTAGTAGAGATGGGGTTCCCTGCTGATGAAGCATTTTCAGCCATTAACAGATGtg GGCCTAGTGCTTCTGTTTTGGAAATTGCGGACTCCATCCACGCTGCTCAATTGGCAGCTGATTCTGCTCCCACAGAGGATGACCTTTTTCCAAATTGGTCGGAGAACAAG GCAGCATCAAGCTATGCATGTGGTTCCTCtgtcaaaaataaaaggaagttatatgaaatgaagaagatgaaacaaAGAGGCAGCTTTCTTGATCGTAAGAAACCATGTTTTGGACAAGGTAATTTGGATGAAGGTTTTCGGTCAGGGTTGACTATCCCAAAGCCGATGATAGGTTTCAGCCTTCCAAATCAGAAGATGAAACCTGCAAATCGGATCCTTCCTGAGGCAGCCATTGGCCCCCCTTACTTCTACTATGAAAATGTGGCCCTGGCACCAAAGGGAGTTTGGGAAACTATTTCACGTTTCCTTTATGACATTGAGCCCGAGTTTGTTGATTCGAAATTCTTCTGTGCTGCTAACAGAAAGAGGGGATACATCCACAACCTTCCAATTCAGAATAGATTTCCTCTTCAACCACTTTCCTCC CGAACAGTGCAGGAAGCATTGCCCATGACGAAAAAGTGGTGGCCTTCTTGGGATCCAAGGACTCAACTAAATTGCTTGCAGACTTGCATTGCGAGTGCGAAACTGACAGAGCGGATAAGAACAGCTCTTGCCAATTCCGACGACCCACCTCCTGAAAGAGTCCAAAGGTTTGTCATGAACGAATGTAAGAAATGGAACTTGGTTTGGGTCGGGCTACACAAGGTGGCGCCATTGGAACCAGATGAGATGGAAATGTTATTGGGTTTTCCCAGGGATCATACGAGGGGAGGTGGAATAAGCAGGACAGAGAGATACCGGTCCTTGGGCAATTCATTCCAAGTTGATACTGTGGCTTACCATCTTTCTGTGTTGAAGGACATGTTCCCGAATGGTATCAACCTATTATCTTTGTTCTCTGGAATAGGGGGAGCTGAAGTTGCTTTACATAGGCTAGGAATCCATCTGAGGAATGTAGTTTCAGTTGAGTTATCAGAAATAAACAGGAACATACTCCGTGGCTGGTGGGAGCAAACCAATCAGACGGGGACCTTAATTGATATCGCAGACGTTCAGCAGCTCAACGGCGACAGACTTGAGCAAATGATAAACATGTTTGGTGGGTTTGATCTGGTGATCGGAGGAAGTCCATGTAATAATCTCGCTGGCAGCAACCGGTACAGCCGTGATGGACTTGAGGGCAAAGAATCTGCTCTCTTTTATGATTATTTCCGCATCTTGGATCTCGTAAAGAATATTATGGGAAAGAGTTTCTGA
- the LOC120255530 gene encoding auxin-responsive protein IAA33 — protein sequence MNGLESQQEAFKRRWNEKRGGIHSTSSPFPLYRQNNSTSSASAMPCTSRKLLKLSGQDDDLSASVVPPVTVVLEGRSICHRIHLHKHAGYESLAAALRRMFVDTETEERLVEGLNLSNAVPGYIVAYEDMEDDLLLVGDLNWKDFVRVAKRIRIIPVKSTRQKQLVGRDQ from the exons ATGAATGGACTAGAGTCACAACAAGAAGCATTCAAAAGAAGATGGAATGAGAAGAGAGGAGGAATACATTCAACTTCTTCACCATTTCCTTTGTATCGTCAAAATAACTCCACTTCTAGTGCAAGTGCAATGCCTTGCACTTCTAGGAAGCTACTCAAGCTCTCCGGTCAAGACGATGATTTATCGGCTTCCGTTGTACCGCCAGTGACAGTTGTTCTTGAAGGCAGGTCCATTTGTCACCGTATTCATCTCCACAAACATGCTGGCTATGAGAGTCTTGCAGCTGCTCTTCGTCGGATGTTTGTTGATACCGAGACCGAAGAAAGACTCGTCGAAGGTCTTAATCTTTCTAATGCTGTGCCTGGATACATTGTTGCCTATGAGGACATGGAAGATGATCTCCTTCTTGTTGGAGATCTCAATTGGAA AGATTTTGTTCGAGTTGCAAAGAGAATACGAATAATTCCAGTGAAGTCTACTCGTCAAAAACAACTAGTTGGAAGAGATCAGTGA
- the LOC120283565 gene encoding pentatricopeptide repeat-containing protein At2g35030, mitochondrial, whose product MLIASRCLRIRKPQVLSPPLSHPFSSSSFHPLIHTSTLRISTVQRDISADPKTAFTNQTITRLANNGRIPDARHLFDQMPHRDVITWTALISAYIRCGMLREARALFDRPDAQKNVVTWTALLSGYVRSKRILEAEDIFKRMPEKNVVSWNTMMSGYAENGLVDKACEVFDNMPERNVVSWNTIVTALCQCGRVEEAWAMFRRMVHRDVISWTAMVAGFAQNGRVDDAQKLFDEMPERNVVSWNAMISGYTQNSQLDKALELFDKMPERDIPSWNTMITGLIQNGELVKARRLFDRMNERNVITWTTLITGYEQDGQNETAVNVFLEMQRDCVRPNQGTFVSVLAAISNLAALAIGQQVHQIINKTSFQFSSFVESALISMYSKCGELFTARELFDLSSHKDLVSWNTMIAAYAHHGHGMDAVKLFDEMKMTSFKPDDVTYVALLSACSHSGLVDEGLRIFKSLVSDESINVREDHYACLVDLCSRAGRLEEATRFIKGLKNKQSSACVWGALLGGCNVHGNENIGELAAKKLLEIEPNNAGTYLLLSNIYASAGKWKEAANVRLRMKDRGLKKQPGCSWIEIGNRVHVFTVRDKSHNRSELIYSLVQDLHHKMSVSDDYALDFDDLVVVNHQVE is encoded by the coding sequence ATGCTGATAGCTTCTCGCTGCTTACGCATCAGAAAACCACAGGTACTCTCACCTCCTCTCTCTCaccccttctcctcctcctccttccatCCTTTGATCCATACAAGCACCCTTAGAATCTCCACCGTCCAAAGAGACATCAGCGCTGATCCCAAGACAGCCTTCACCAACCAAACCATCACCCGGCTCGCCAACAATGGCAGAATCCCTGACGCCCGTCACCTGTTCGACCAAATGCCTCACAGAGATGTCATCACTTGGACCGCCCTCATCTCCGCCTACATCCGCTGCGGCATGCTCCGTGAGGCTCGTGCTCTCTTCGACCGCCCTGATGCCCAGAAGAACGTCGTCACTTGGACCGCTCTCCTCTCCGGCTACGTCCGCTCCAAGAGAATCCTTGAAGCTGAGGATATCTTTAAGCGAATGCCCGAGAAGAATGTTGTTTCTTGGAACACTATGATGTCTGGATATGCTGAGAATGGGCTTGTTGATAAGGCGTGTGAGGTGTTTGATAATATGCCTGAGAGAAATGTGGTGTCTTGGAACACTATAGTGACGGCATTGTGTCAGTGCGGGAGGGTGGAAGAAGCTTGGGCGATGTTCAGGAGGATGGTACATAGAGATGTTATTTCATGGACAGCGATGGTTGCTGGATTTGCGCAGAATGGGAGGGTTGATGATGCACAAAagctgtttgatgaaatgccggAGAGAAATGTTGTGTCTTGGAATGCAATGATTTCTGGTTACACACAGAATTCACAGCTTGACAAAGCTCTTGAGCTTTTTGATAAAATGCCGGAGAGGGATATTCCATCGTGGAACACAATGATCACCGGTTTGATACAGAACGGTGAATTGGTAAAGGCGAGGCGTTTGTTTGATCGAATGAATGAGCGGAATGTGATCACATGGACGACGTTGATCACAGGGTATGAGCAAGATGGGCAGAATGAGACGGCGGTTAATGTGTTCTTGGAAATGCAACGAGACTGTGTTCGGCCTAACCAAGGGACGTTTGTCAGTGTTTTAGCTGCCATAAGTAATTTGGCGGCGCTTGCCATCGGCCAACAAGTTCATCAGATCATAAACAAGACTAGTTTTCAGTTCAGTTCTTTCGTAGAATCAGCTCTGATCAGTATGTACTCGAAATGCGGTGAATTATTCACAGCGAGAGAGTTGTTTGATTTGTCAAGTCATAAGGATTTGGTGTCTTGGAACACAATGATCGCCGCATATGCGCATCATGGACATGGTATGGACGCGGTAAAATTGTTCGATGAAATGAAGATGACTTCATTTAAACCAGATGATGTCACTTACGTCGCTTTGCTCTCAGCATGTAGCCATTCAGGTTTGGTTGATGAGGGGCTTAGAATTTTCAAATCTCTTGTAAGTGACGAGTCAATTAATGTACGAGAAGATCACTATGCTTGTTTGGTAGACCTTTGCAGTAGAGCGGGAAGGCTTGAAGAAGCTACAAGGTTTATCAAAGGCCTTAAGAATAAACAATCATCGGCATGTGTATGGGGAGCTCTTCTAGGTGGTTGTAATGTACATGGTAATGAAAACATCGGTGAATTAGCTGCGAAAAAATTGTTGGAGATAGAACCAAACAATGCCGGAACATATCTGTTGCTGTCAAATATTTATGCATCTGCGGGGAAATGGAAAGAAGCTGCCAATGTTAGGCTCAGAATGAAAGATAGAGGATTGAAAAAACAACCTGGTTGCAGTTGGATCGAAATTGGCAATCGTGTTCATGTGTTTACAGTGCGTGATAAATCGCATAATCGATCTGAGTTAATATATAGTTTGGTGCAAGATCTTCATCACAAGATGAGTGTTTCTGATGATTATGCAttggattttgatgatttaGTGGTTGTTAATCATCAAGTAGAATGA